A genome region from Euphorbia lathyris chromosome 4, ddEupLath1.1, whole genome shotgun sequence includes the following:
- the LOC136225463 gene encoding transcription factor DIVARICATA-like, whose product METLYPSLFVANSEWLFSEGITEWSKEENKRFERALAIYDEDEPDRWIKVAAMIPGKTVYDVIKQYRELEDDVSDIEAGKVPIPGYDHNNNKSSSNFTLEWIDDRNFDEFRKRPLGSKSGDQERKKGVPWTEDEHRRFLLGLLKHGKGDWRNISRNFVVSKTPTQVASHAQKYFIRQQLSGVKDKRRPSIHDITTVNFADTTSSDGREHHKPPSTADMHKMIIDWNYTKPAGTGTLTLFDSKDTDFLVSSPNEIASAGFKFQGQNLYAAVAAANMNNPHNLVFQRYQIHG is encoded by the exons ATGGAAACCCTATATCCATCGTTATTCGTGGCGAATTCGGAGTGGTTGTTTAGCGAAGGAATTACAGAGTGGAGTAAAGAGGAAAACAAGAGATTTGAAAGGGCTTTAGCTATATATGATGAAGATGAACCTGATAGATGGATTAAAGTTGCAGCTATGATTCCTGGAAAAACAGTTTATGATGTGATTAAGCAGTATAGAGAGCTTGAAGATGATGTTAGTGATATTGAAGCTGGAAAAGTACCGATTCCTGGATAtgatcataataataataaaagttcgTCGAATTTCACATTGGAATGGATTGATGATCggaattttgatgaatttagaAAGAGGCCTTTGGGTTCTAAATCTGGTGATCAAGAGAGGAAGAAAGGTGTTCCTTGGACTGAAGATGAACACAG GAGGTTCCTTCTCGGACTTCTGAAGCATGGAAAAGGAGATTGGAGGAACATTTCAAGGAATTTCGTAGTCTCAAAAACACCAACTCAAGTAGCAAGTCATGCCCAAAAATATTTCATCAGACAACAACTTTCAGGAGTCAAAGATAAAAGAAGACCAAGTATTCATGACATCACAACCGTTAATTTTGCTGATACTACTTCATCTGACGGCCGAGAACATCACAAACCTCCTTCTACTGCTGATATGCACAAAATGATCATTGATTGGAATTATACTAAGCCCGCCGGAACCGGAACGTTAACGTTATTCGATTCAAAGGATACAGACTTTCTTGTTTCGTCTCCGAATGAAATTGCCTCCGCCGGATTTAAATTCCAGGGACAAAATCTGTATGCCGCCGTGGCCGCGGCCAATATGAACAACCCTCATAACTTGGTTTTCCAGAGATATCAGATTCATGGATGA